The proteins below come from a single Gammaproteobacteria bacterium genomic window:
- the leuS gene encoding leucine--tRNA ligase, whose amino-acid sequence MDEQYHPKAVEEQAQQFWQDEGTFRVTEDPDKEKFYCLSMFPYPSGRLHMGHVRNYTIGDVISRYQKMLGKNVLQPMGWDAFGLPAENAAIKNQVPPARWTYENIDYMRSQLQRLGFAYDWDRELATCHPKYYRWEQWLFTRLFAKGLVYKKTAPVNWCPHDLTVLANEQVIEGRCWRCDTVVERKEIPQWFMKITQYAEELLAELENLPDWPEQVRVMQRNWIGKSQGVELSFTVVGAKPGEDVLKVFTTRPDTLMGVSYVAVAPEHPLAREAAGANVEVAAFLEECRHMETSEAAMETMEKKGVATGLFAEHPLNGERVPIFVANFVLMAYGEGAVMAVPAHDQRDWEFAQKYELPVRQVIEALDGSEVDLEKGAFTDKGRLVNSGVFNGLEFDAAFDKIAAALLEQNKGQVKVNYRLRDWGVSRQRYWGAPIPIVHCDQCGEVAVPEHELPVVLPEDVTIEAGSPLAKMSDFYQTSCPQCGAAARRETDTFDTFMESSWYFARYACKDNDSAMLDERADYWLPVDQYVGGIEHAILHLLYARFYNKLMRDAGLISSSEPFAALLTQGMVLKDGAKMSKSKGNTVDPQALIEQYGADTVRLFTMFAAPPEQSLEWNDDAVEGAFRFLKKLWRTVSQPQRFELLQHWTPERLKSVDWNGGSSQAKDLRAEIHSLLEQANRDVAKYQFNTVVAAAMKMINSLQGVQDNLADQANAVVYAESVQILLRLLAPIVPHICHNLWSGLGYVGEIGQASWPVADAGAMVSDTVSLGVQVNGKMRARITLASNVANEQIETAALTDENVKRHLEGKQLVKIIIVPGRLVNIVVK is encoded by the coding sequence ATTGATGAACAATATCATCCCAAGGCGGTGGAAGAACAGGCGCAGCAATTTTGGCAGGACGAGGGGACTTTTCGAGTCACGGAAGATCCCGATAAAGAGAAATTCTATTGTTTATCCATGTTTCCGTATCCCAGTGGTCGTTTGCACATGGGGCATGTGCGTAACTACACCATTGGCGACGTGATCAGCCGTTATCAAAAAATGTTGGGTAAAAATGTATTGCAACCAATGGGTTGGGATGCTTTTGGTCTGCCTGCGGAAAATGCTGCTATTAAAAACCAAGTTCCGCCGGCGCGTTGGACCTACGAAAATATCGACTATATGCGCTCGCAGTTGCAACGCTTGGGTTTTGCTTACGACTGGGATCGCGAGTTGGCTACCTGTCACCCGAAGTACTACCGTTGGGAGCAGTGGTTGTTCACCCGTTTGTTTGCAAAGGGGTTGGTGTACAAGAAAACCGCACCGGTCAACTGGTGTCCCCATGACCTCACTGTATTGGCCAATGAGCAGGTGATCGAAGGCCGATGCTGGCGTTGTGATACGGTGGTGGAGCGTAAGGAAATACCCCAATGGTTTATGAAAATAACCCAATATGCGGAGGAGTTGCTGGCGGAGTTGGAAAATTTACCGGACTGGCCGGAGCAGGTTCGCGTTATGCAACGCAATTGGATTGGTAAGTCCCAAGGGGTGGAGTTGAGTTTCACGGTGGTTGGCGCCAAACCGGGTGAAGATGTCTTGAAGGTGTTTACAACACGGCCCGACACCCTGATGGGGGTCAGTTATGTGGCTGTGGCACCGGAACATCCACTGGCTCGGGAAGCCGCGGGGGCTAATGTTGAAGTGGCAGCGTTTTTAGAGGAATGTCGCCATATGGAAACTTCTGAAGCGGCAATGGAAACCATGGAAAAAAAAGGGGTTGCCACGGGCTTGTTTGCGGAGCATCCCCTTAATGGCGAGCGGGTTCCCATTTTTGTTGCCAATTTTGTTTTAATGGCTTACGGCGAAGGCGCGGTTATGGCCGTTCCAGCGCACGATCAGCGCGACTGGGAGTTTGCCCAAAAATACGAATTGCCGGTTCGCCAAGTGATAGAAGCCTTGGATGGCAGCGAAGTGGATTTGGAAAAGGGAGCCTTTACCGATAAAGGGCGCTTGGTAAATTCAGGGGTATTTAACGGTCTGGAGTTTGACGCGGCGTTCGATAAAATCGCAGCTGCCTTACTAGAGCAAAATAAAGGTCAGGTGAAGGTTAATTATCGCCTTCGTGATTGGGGTGTGTCACGACAACGCTATTGGGGAGCGCCCATCCCTATCGTTCATTGTGATCAATGTGGTGAAGTTGCTGTACCGGAACACGAATTGCCCGTGGTCTTGCCTGAAGATGTGACTATAGAGGCAGGCTCCCCCTTGGCCAAAATGTCGGATTTTTATCAGACCTCTTGCCCCCAATGTGGTGCCGCAGCGCGGCGGGAGACAGATACCTTTGATACCTTCATGGAATCATCCTGGTACTTTGCCCGTTATGCCTGTAAAGATAATGACAGCGCGATGTTGGATGAGCGAGCCGATTACTGGTTGCCGGTGGATCAGTATGTGGGTGGTATTGAACACGCCATACTGCACTTATTGTATGCAAGGTTTTACAATAAATTGATGCGAGATGCCGGATTGATTTCCAGTTCTGAGCCTTTTGCCGCGCTGTTGACTCAAGGTATGGTGTTAAAGGATGGCGCAAAAATGTCCAAGTCCAAGGGGAACACAGTCGATCCCCAGGCGCTTATCGAGCAATACGGTGCCGATACGGTGCGCTTGTTTACCATGTTCGCAGCCCCACCTGAACAATCCTTGGAATGGAACGATGACGCGGTGGAAGGCGCGTTTCGGTTTCTTAAAAAGCTTTGGCGTACCGTCAGCCAGCCGCAGCGCTTTGAGTTGTTGCAGCATTGGACACCCGAACGCTTGAAAAGTGTGGATTGGAACGGGGGCAGTTCACAAGCTAAAGACTTAAGGGCTGAAATCCACAGTTTACTGGAACAGGCGAATCGCGATGTGGCCAAGTACCAGTTTAATACCGTCGTCGCTGCTGCCATGAAAATGATTAACAGTCTTCAGGGAGTCCAGGACAATCTGGCCGACCAAGCGAATGCCGTGGTGTATGCGGAATCGGTACAGATCCTGTTGCGTTTACTGGCGCCTATCGTGCCCCACATATGTCATAATCTTTGGTCGGGATTGGGCTATGTGGGTGAGATTGGTCAAGCGAGTTGGCCGGTAGCCGATGCAGGCGCAATGGTTTCAGATACAGTGTCATTGGGGGTGCAGGTCAATGGCAAAATGCGCGCCCGGATTACACTGGCCAGCAATGTCGCCAATGAACAAATTGAAACTGCGGCATTGACTGATGAAAATGTTAAACGACATCTCGAAGGCAAGCAATTGGTTAAGATAATCATTGTACCCGGACGCCTGGTCAATATTGTTGTTAAATGA
- a CDS encoding zinc ribbon-containing protein, translated as MNRKTDEHRHIRTYNQILKNIKTFVSQTEDEISAKFNLALESAKKTSAELQDFTREEVDLISEYIKRDIHDAAHHLAETGEELSDWLRFDTQLVEAKLLELMSLAVDTSRVELAQLTQRARQESVWASGETTSPGTLQCRGCHHNLQFHNTSIIPRCPKCNNDQFQRIIKD; from the coding sequence ATGAACCGGAAAACTGACGAACACCGCCACATTCGTACCTATAACCAAATATTGAAAAACATTAAGACATTTGTTTCTCAAACGGAAGATGAGATCAGCGCCAAATTCAACCTGGCTCTGGAAAGCGCCAAAAAGACCAGCGCGGAATTGCAGGATTTCACCCGTGAGGAAGTGGACCTTATCAGCGAGTATATCAAGCGGGATATTCACGATGCGGCCCACCATCTGGCGGAAACCGGGGAAGAACTGAGCGACTGGTTACGGTTTGATACTCAATTGGTGGAGGCAAAACTTCTGGAACTCATGAGCCTGGCTGTTGACACAAGCCGGGTGGAACTGGCGCAACTGACTCAACGTGCCCGTCAGGAAAGTGTTTGGGCCAGTGGCGAAACCACCAGTCCCGGCACTTTACAATGCCGGGGCTGCCACCACAACCTACAGTTTCACAACACCAGCATTATTCCACGCTGCCCAAAATGCAATAACGATCAATTTCAGCGTATTATCAAGGATTAA